In one window of Gemmatimonadaceae bacterium DNA:
- a CDS encoding efflux RND transporter periplasmic adaptor subunit codes for MQACKEKPRPQRPAPVVSVKAATVGPLPYIVVANGEVEASRTVSVQSLVSGMLTNVAITEGDEVRAGQTLFQIDSRPFRAELDRVRGTLARDEAQLSRARGDSTRFAGLAKDGYITKQQVDQAFTDVNALGATVAADRAAVQRAQLDLDNTTIRAPIAGRTGQLAIKAGNLVRAQADPPLVTINELRPVFVRFSVPERDFVEMRSRAGLDKPLTVSVQPNVGDSTLRTTGMLTFINNVVDRATGSVLLKARVANEDRNLWPGQFVTVGLELSIDSNAVTVPAEAVVTTASGSFVYVVDSGTARRVGVKVGRQTGGAVKLDSGLVGGEQVIVEGQNKLSDGAKIELRSNVPSAGGGRGGRGGRGGRSGRGGGQTGGRGGNSP; via the coding sequence ATGCAAGCCTGCAAGGAGAAGCCCCGCCCGCAGCGCCCGGCACCGGTGGTTTCCGTCAAGGCTGCCACGGTGGGTCCGCTCCCGTACATCGTCGTCGCCAATGGCGAAGTGGAAGCGAGTCGCACGGTCTCGGTGCAGTCGCTGGTCTCGGGTATGCTGACCAACGTGGCCATTACCGAAGGCGATGAGGTGCGCGCAGGACAGACGCTGTTTCAGATCGACTCGCGCCCGTTTCGCGCGGAACTCGATCGCGTGCGCGGCACGCTGGCGCGAGATGAGGCCCAGTTGTCGCGTGCGCGCGGCGACTCCACGCGCTTTGCCGGTCTGGCGAAGGACGGGTACATCACCAAGCAGCAGGTCGATCAGGCATTCACCGATGTCAACGCGTTGGGGGCGACCGTCGCCGCTGATCGCGCCGCCGTGCAGCGCGCGCAACTCGACCTCGACAACACCACGATTCGCGCGCCAATTGCCGGCCGGACCGGTCAACTCGCCATCAAGGCGGGCAATCTGGTGCGCGCGCAGGCCGATCCGCCGCTGGTGACGATCAACGAACTGCGACCCGTGTTTGTGCGCTTCAGTGTGCCGGAGCGTGATTTCGTGGAGATGCGCAGTCGCGCCGGTCTCGACAAGCCCTTGACGGTTTCGGTGCAGCCGAATGTCGGCGACAGCACGCTGCGGACGACGGGCATGTTGACGTTCATCAACAACGTCGTCGATCGCGCGACAGGTTCGGTGCTGCTCAAGGCGCGCGTGGCGAACGAGGATCGCAATCTCTGGCCCGGTCAGTTCGTGACCGTTGGTTTGGAGTTGTCGATCGACAGCAATGCGGTCACGGTTCCCGCAGAAGCCGTGGTCACCACTGCCAGTGGATCGTTTGTCTATGTGGTGGACAGTGGTACGGCCAGGCGCGTGGGCGTGAAAGTGGGTCGGCAAACCGGCGGTGCCGTGAAGTTGGACAGCGGGCTCGTCGGCGGCGAGCAGGTGATTGTCGAAGGACAAAACAAGCTCAGCGACGGGGCCAAGATTGAGCTGCGCTCGAACGTTCCCAGTGCGGGCGGTGGACGTGGGGGGCGTGGTGGACGTGGCGGGCGCAGCGGGCGCGGTGGCGGGCAAACTGGTGGTCGCGGAGGCAATTCACCGTGA
- a CDS encoding PDZ domain-containing protein, whose protein sequence is MTVPLQHETIMTPIIARAALFATALSATSLHTLNAQDSKPQERVRSQVQIRTAPDLSLLWSRAADRAVLGVTLGSHPDTSGVRIDDVDATGPAAKAGLKTGDVITEINGISLRVSAADAADMALAGIAQRRLQRTMAKAKPGDDVDLRVRSNGTTRSLKIKTVSAADLDGGGERRVSSVRSNEGDQQGAIGVSIGGSGNVRDTLGLFISSVVVGGPAEKGGIIEGERVAAVNGVDVRVPKEDIEDMSAMSARVNRFVREVQKVTPGGAISLRVYGNGRYRDVTLKAVKTSELPNAGWQMSVGDGGVRIMRGGSLMPPMIERLPQLRALPPGAVSPRPPQGRLRINGEDFDLNSEAFEGARERLRVRLEDLGRDLGRDLRIELRDAPKVRTGPVLRMQTAPKRGLTSL, encoded by the coding sequence ATGACCGTCCCACTCCAACACGAGACGATCATGACACCCATCATTGCCCGCGCCGCACTCTTCGCGACGGCGCTCTCCGCCACATCGCTGCACACCCTGAACGCACAGGATTCGAAACCACAAGAACGCGTCCGTAGTCAGGTGCAGATTCGCACGGCACCCGATCTGTCGCTCCTCTGGAGTCGGGCCGCCGATCGCGCGGTACTTGGCGTGACGTTGGGCAGTCACCCGGATACTTCGGGTGTCCGAATCGATGACGTCGATGCCACTGGCCCTGCCGCGAAAGCCGGCCTGAAGACGGGCGATGTGATTACCGAGATCAATGGCATCAGCCTTCGAGTCAGTGCGGCGGACGCGGCAGACATGGCGCTGGCAGGCATCGCGCAGCGCCGCCTGCAACGCACCATGGCAAAGGCCAAACCGGGTGATGATGTCGATCTTCGCGTGCGCAGCAATGGCACCACGCGCTCGTTGAAGATCAAGACGGTCTCGGCGGCCGACCTCGATGGCGGCGGCGAACGGCGCGTCTCCTCGGTGCGATCGAACGAAGGCGATCAGCAGGGTGCGATCGGCGTATCCATCGGCGGATCGGGCAATGTACGAGACACGCTTGGACTGTTCATCTCCTCGGTGGTGGTCGGCGGTCCCGCGGAAAAAGGCGGCATCATCGAAGGCGAGCGGGTTGCCGCCGTAAACGGCGTGGATGTGCGGGTCCCCAAGGAGGACATTGAGGACATGTCGGCGATGTCGGCGCGGGTCAACCGATTCGTTCGGGAGGTGCAGAAGGTCACGCCGGGCGGCGCGATCAGCCTCCGGGTGTACGGGAACGGTCGATATCGCGACGTAACGCTGAAAGCGGTCAAAACGTCCGAACTCCCGAATGCCGGATGGCAGATGTCGGTCGGTGACGGCGGCGTACGGATCATGCGCGGCGGATCGTTGATGCCACCCATGATTGAACGACTGCCTCAACTGCGAGCCCTCCCGCCCGGGGCCGTGTCGCCTCGGCCGCCGCAAGGTCGGCTGCGGATCAATGGCGAGGATTTCGACCTGAACAGCGAGGCGTTCGAGGGGGCGCGGGAGCGCCTTCGCGTCCGGTTGGAAGATCTGGGACGTGACCTCGGACGGGACCTGAGAATCGAGCTCCGCGATGCGCCGAAAGTGAGGACAGGCCCGGTGCTGCGGATGCAAACAGCTCCCAAGCGTGGGCTTACGAGCCTTTAG
- a CDS encoding APC family permease, with translation MSSDRSLRRALGTVSLAAVMFFNVSGGAFTMEGLVASVGPGMSLLLLVLVPVLWSIPETLLVAELASMLPEEGGYYRWVHRAFGPFWAFQNGWITWCYSLVDMAIYPVLFNQYLAFFFPGLAASTQWMISLVMIWGATFINLRGALRVGQVSVFAAVLVLGTFLAITISALPHMTHVPWAPFTRSGETPWTAMGVGLSTVLWNYIGWDNASTVGEEIREASSTYPRALAITLMVVTCAYVLPLSATLAATDWTTWRDGGWPAIARASGGAAGPLLAMLVAAAGLVSALALFNALLMAYSRIPLAMARDGLLPAGIAALDKRANPSRAVLVSAVCYSIFALLPFGQLVVADVLLYSLALALEYGALIRLRIRQPELRGAFRVPVGMTGIWILVAIPSVILLITVGLSFADGEYGMPAVLGALGATALGPLFYRLGNVGRVERD, from the coding sequence GTGAGCAGCGACCGGAGTCTCCGTCGAGCGCTGGGCACGGTGTCGCTGGCCGCCGTGATGTTCTTCAATGTTTCCGGCGGCGCGTTTACGATGGAAGGGCTGGTGGCCTCGGTGGGCCCTGGCATGTCGTTGCTGTTGCTGGTGCTGGTGCCCGTGCTTTGGAGCATTCCGGAGACGCTGCTGGTCGCCGAACTGGCCAGCATGCTGCCGGAAGAGGGCGGCTACTATCGGTGGGTGCATCGTGCGTTCGGGCCGTTCTGGGCGTTCCAGAACGGGTGGATCACGTGGTGCTATTCGCTGGTCGATATGGCCATCTATCCCGTCCTGTTCAATCAATATCTGGCGTTCTTCTTCCCGGGATTGGCCGCCAGCACGCAATGGATGATTTCGTTGGTGATGATCTGGGGTGCCACGTTCATCAACCTGCGCGGAGCCCTGCGTGTCGGGCAGGTGTCGGTGTTTGCGGCGGTGCTGGTGCTGGGCACCTTCCTGGCCATCACCATCTCGGCGTTGCCGCACATGACACATGTGCCGTGGGCGCCGTTCACGCGCAGTGGCGAAACGCCATGGACGGCAATGGGTGTCGGGCTCTCGACCGTGCTGTGGAACTACATCGGCTGGGACAATGCCAGCACGGTTGGTGAAGAGATCCGCGAGGCATCGAGCACCTATCCCCGGGCGCTGGCGATCACGCTGATGGTGGTGACGTGCGCCTACGTGTTGCCGTTGTCGGCCACGTTGGCGGCCACCGACTGGACCACCTGGCGCGACGGCGGCTGGCCCGCGATCGCGCGCGCCAGCGGCGGAGCCGCCGGGCCGTTGCTGGCAATGCTTGTGGCGGCGGCGGGTCTGGTCAGCGCTTTGGCCCTGTTCAATGCGTTGCTCATGGCGTATTCGCGCATTCCGCTGGCGATGGCCCGTGACGGACTGCTGCCGGCGGGTATTGCGGCGCTCGACAAGCGCGCCAATCCCTCGCGCGCCGTGCTGGTCTCCGCCGTGTGCTACTCGATCTTCGCCCTGTTGCCATTCGGCCAACTGGTCGTGGCCGACGTGCTGCTCTACTCGCTGGCGCTGGCCCTCGAGTACGGCGCGCTGATTCGCTTGCGCATCCGCCAGCCCGAATTGCGTGGCGCGTTTCGGGTGCCGGTGGGCATGACCGGTATCTGGATTCTCGTGGCGATTCCCAGTGTGATTCTGCTGATCACCGTGGGACTCAGTTTCGCGGACGGCGAATACGGCATGCCGGCAGTGCTCGGCGCTCTCGGTGCGACCGCCCTTGGTCCGCTGTTCTATCGATTGGGGAACGTGGGACGAGTGGAGCGGGACTGA
- a CDS encoding leucine--tRNA ligase: MPELTEPTEPKTYDPRAVEAHWQSVWADRGTNHVDLDGASNPFYALMMFPYPSAEGLHVGNLFAFTGSDISARFHRLMGHQVFQPLGYDAFGIHSENYALKIGAHPMELTPRNVANFQRQLERAGLMVDWRSKVDTSRPDYYKWTQWVFLQLHQQGLAYKKAAAVNWCPTDKTVLANEQVENGLCERCGTAVEQRVLEQWFFRISQFAERLLNNLDTLDWSSITKQAQRNWIGRSEGAELTFGVAGTDDTVRVFTTRADTIYGATYLVLAPEHPLVAAVTSEAQRPAIQAYQDATRKQDLIARKSSREKTGVFTGACAVNPATGANIPIWIADYVLMEYGTGAIMAVPGHDERDFEFANVFALPIVRVVAGPGEDASTPLGDTADTDDAGGHLVNSGAFDGLSVADAKMRVTAWLAERGSAKAVVNFRLHDWCISRQRYWGPPIPIIYCDHCGTVPVPESQLPVELPFIPDFKPDDSGISPLARHEEWYRVPCPTCGTMARRETDVSDTFLDSAWYFLRYPSATRSDVPFDAARTKAWLPVDSYIGGNEHAVLHLLYSRFITMVLKDAGHIDFEEPFTRFRAHGMIIREGAKMSKSKGNVINPDVYMEEWGADAFRMYLMFLGPYEEGGDFRDQGISGVRRFLDRLWSSVRDATSTGAPDATVMRQLHRTIKKVGDDTANLAYNTAIAAMMEYINHVRRGDRVPHRAEVLPLVQLAAAFAPHLAEECWATLGHSTSVFDGGWPTFDAAMLIDDEVDLVVQVNGKVRGKVRVALDITQDAALAQARADANIAKFIVGEINKVIFVPRRLLNIVVG; encoded by the coding sequence ATGCCCGAATTGACCGAACCAACCGAACCCAAGACCTACGACCCGCGCGCCGTTGAAGCCCACTGGCAAAGCGTGTGGGCTGACCGCGGTACCAACCACGTAGATCTCGACGGCGCCTCGAATCCGTTCTACGCGCTGATGATGTTCCCGTACCCGTCAGCGGAAGGCCTCCACGTCGGCAACCTGTTCGCCTTCACTGGCAGCGATATCTCTGCGCGGTTCCATCGCTTGATGGGTCATCAGGTCTTTCAGCCACTCGGTTACGACGCGTTCGGCATCCACTCGGAGAACTACGCGCTGAAAATCGGCGCGCACCCCATGGAGCTGACGCCCAGGAACGTCGCCAATTTCCAGCGGCAGCTTGAGCGCGCCGGGCTGATGGTCGACTGGCGCAGCAAGGTCGACACCTCGCGCCCGGACTACTACAAGTGGACGCAGTGGGTCTTCCTGCAACTCCATCAGCAGGGGTTGGCGTACAAGAAAGCCGCCGCCGTCAACTGGTGTCCCACCGACAAGACCGTGCTGGCCAACGAACAGGTGGAGAATGGCCTGTGCGAACGGTGCGGTACCGCGGTTGAGCAGCGGGTGCTGGAGCAGTGGTTCTTCCGCATTTCCCAGTTCGCCGAACGGTTGCTGAACAATCTTGACACGCTTGACTGGTCGTCCATTACCAAGCAGGCGCAACGCAATTGGATTGGTCGTTCCGAAGGCGCCGAGCTTACGTTTGGTGTGGCGGGCACGGACGACACGGTGCGCGTGTTCACCACGCGCGCCGACACGATCTACGGCGCGACATATTTGGTGTTGGCGCCGGAGCATCCGCTGGTCGCCGCCGTGACCAGCGAGGCGCAACGCCCCGCGATCCAGGCCTATCAGGATGCCACGCGAAAGCAGGATCTCATTGCGCGGAAAAGTTCGCGCGAGAAGACGGGTGTGTTCACCGGCGCGTGCGCGGTCAATCCGGCAACCGGTGCGAATATTCCCATCTGGATTGCCGACTATGTACTGATGGAGTATGGCACCGGCGCGATCATGGCGGTGCCCGGACACGACGAACGCGATTTTGAATTCGCGAACGTGTTTGCGCTGCCCATCGTTCGCGTCGTGGCTGGACCCGGCGAGGATGCCTCGACGCCGTTGGGAGACACCGCTGACACGGATGACGCCGGCGGCCACCTCGTCAACTCGGGAGCCTTTGACGGCCTTTCCGTCGCCGACGCCAAGATGCGCGTCACCGCGTGGCTGGCCGAGCGCGGCTCGGCGAAGGCAGTGGTGAACTTTCGCCTGCACGATTGGTGTATTTCGCGTCAACGCTATTGGGGACCGCCCATCCCGATCATCTACTGCGATCACTGCGGTACCGTGCCGGTGCCGGAATCGCAGTTGCCGGTGGAGTTGCCGTTCATTCCCGATTTCAAGCCGGATGACTCGGGCATCTCGCCGTTGGCGCGTCACGAGGAATGGTACCGGGTGCCGTGTCCCACGTGCGGCACCATGGCGCGCCGTGAAACCGACGTGTCCGATACGTTCCTCGACAGCGCCTGGTACTTTCTGCGCTATCCCAGCGCGACCCGAAGCGACGTCCCCTTCGATGCGGCGCGCACGAAGGCGTGGTTGCCGGTGGATTCCTACATCGGCGGCAACGAACACGCCGTGCTGCACCTCTTGTACTCGCGCTTCATCACGATGGTGTTGAAGGATGCCGGGCATATCGACTTCGAAGAGCCGTTCACGCGATTCCGCGCGCATGGCATGATCATTCGCGAGGGTGCGAAGATGTCGAAGTCAAAGGGGAACGTCATCAACCCCGACGTCTACATGGAGGAGTGGGGCGCCGACGCATTCCGGATGTACCTCATGTTCCTCGGTCCGTACGAGGAAGGCGGGGACTTCCGCGACCAGGGGATCAGCGGCGTCAGGCGATTCCTCGACCGACTCTGGTCGTCGGTGCGCGATGCGACATCAACTGGTGCACCCGACGCGACCGTGATGCGTCAGCTGCATCGCACCATCAAGAAGGTCGGCGACGACACGGCCAACCTTGCCTACAACACCGCGATTGCCGCGATGATGGAGTACATCAACCACGTGCGGCGTGGTGATCGGGTGCCGCACCGCGCCGAGGTGTTGCCGCTGGTGCAACTGGCCGCGGCGTTCGCCCCGCATTTGGCGGAGGAATGCTGGGCGACACTGGGGCACTCGACCAGCGTGTTCGACGGCGGGTGGCCCACGTTCGACGCCGCCATGCTGATTGATGACGAAGTCGATCTGGTGGTGCAGGTCAACGGCAAGGTCCGCGGCAAGGTGCGGGTCGCTCTCGATATCACCCAGGACGCGGCGCTTGCGCAGGCTCGTGCCGATGCGAATATCGCCAAGTTCATCGTCGGCGAGATCAACAAGGTGATCTTCGTGCCCAGGCGATTGCTCAACATCGTGGTGGGGTGA